From the Senegalimassilia faecalis genome, one window contains:
- a CDS encoding flavin reductase family protein, translated as MSSKDTFRAPWQPLSGRAIAAALGPRPVVVIGTARDGRANFTPVAFCAPLSYEPPLVALGLKPTSFTCEILEQTGTCTLSTVDADAARAVLWCGSHSGRTTDKSEGFTCAWEEAGGTALPYPACALSTFTAKVSSVGDAGDHRLFVLEIEVAATRLPSTEKGRLVTEPTLLCLEHTTFATAGRIS; from the coding sequence ATGAGCAGCAAAGATACCTTCCGTGCACCTTGGCAACCGCTGTCGGGACGAGCCATCGCCGCGGCGCTGGGACCGCGACCCGTCGTCGTCATCGGCACCGCCCGCGACGGCCGCGCGAACTTCACGCCAGTGGCCTTTTGCGCGCCGCTCTCCTACGAGCCGCCTTTGGTAGCCTTGGGCTTGAAGCCGACCTCGTTCACTTGCGAGATCCTTGAGCAGACGGGCACCTGCACGCTTTCCACCGTCGATGCCGACGCCGCAAGAGCCGTGCTGTGGTGCGGCTCGCACTCGGGGCGCACCACCGACAAGAGCGAGGGCTTCACCTGCGCTTGGGAAGAAGCAGGAGGTACGGCGCTCCCCTACCCGGCCTGCGCGCTATCCACCTTCACGGCGAAGGTGTCCTCAGTCGGCGATGCCGGCGACCACCGTCTCTTCGTCCTGGAAATCGAAGTCGCCGCCACACGTCTTCCCAGCACCGAAAAGGGCCGCCTCGTCACCGAGCCGACCCTCCTGTGCCTGGAGCACACCACCTTCGCCACCGCCGGGCGTATAAGCTAA
- a CDS encoding PadR family transcriptional regulator has product MWHACNPKSDDDLKQCAELGKSLSRMSQPTILIVLAESAEPLHGYVIVQKAAASPMFGGKKPDPAGIYRTLKKMEEQGFVTSEWDTPTSGAAKRLFSLTPEGRAALRRWIDALACYMATIQELREEASAALRIPVPAQPVCLGHAE; this is encoded by the coding sequence ATGTGGCATGCGTGCAACCCGAAATCCGATGACGACCTGAAGCAGTGCGCCGAGTTGGGCAAGTCCCTCTCGCGCATGTCCCAGCCCACCATCCTCATCGTGCTGGCCGAGTCTGCCGAGCCCCTGCACGGCTACGTCATCGTTCAGAAGGCGGCGGCCTCCCCCATGTTCGGCGGCAAGAAGCCGGATCCGGCTGGCATCTACCGCACGCTGAAGAAGATGGAGGAGCAGGGGTTCGTCACCTCCGAGTGGGACACGCCCACTTCCGGCGCCGCCAAGCGCCTGTTCTCGCTCACGCCCGAGGGCCGTGCGGCCCTGCGCCGCTGGATCGATGCCCTAGCCTGCTACATGGCCACCATCCAGGAGCTGCGCGAGGAGGCATCGGCCGCGCTGAGGATCCCCGTACCGGCCCAGCCGGTCTGTCTCGGCCATGCCGAGTAG
- a CDS encoding molybdopterin-dependent oxidoreductase, translated as MGNEIDIHAPGVEMRKSLCYFCHANCGVLAYVKDGEVIKIEGDPNYSNQGGLCCRGNSALLHLNHPARINHALKRVGKKGEGKWEKIPYDQAIAEVAERLNQIKEESGAEAVASAGGTTRTDDWARRRFMNQFGSPNGFHNALLCWIPTFMAETCVAGWSPFETDLGSAKVVMLWGMNPGASSLGAMRGYTDLQKAGMKIIVVDPRYSETASKADLWLPLRPGSDSALALAMLRTIIYEGLYDFAFVRDWCQDFDALKEHVRDYTPEWAAPLTWLTPDQIRAAARMYAGNKPGCIQWGCTWDQLGTASTTTSLTLALMRAICGNLDVPGGDGMPGPALNFLTDEEMEANECLPEEQKAKQIGSNKFKLTSWPGYTLISDNAKRTWGKTLPAEWFCEAHGPSVFKAIITGDPYQIRGLIVNATNPVNSYGDAKMTLEALKKVEFLVTVEYWMTPTALLSDYVFPAAGALERPTIVTHYGATDSFLGGKRAIRPLYDRHTDMTFWRKLGLACGQDPEMWPWETEEEAYYHILKPLGLAIECYDDFVDNYRMYYPPLHQNKYVANGGFWTPSGKVECDSSILRELGYAGMPTYIGCSENEIDDPEVAEKYPIVLTTGGGFMPYHHSEHFQMPSIRYLYPDPYFTLNPDLADKLGIAEGDWCWIETRRGRIKMRANVSPEIHPNVVYCPRGWWFPERDGSADLNNPFGCLESNTNVLTSVDDWDCDPMGGSWANRGLLCRVYKCTEFDHEYRPADAQWSIPGDSSEPGVTVMPSDQRLAREKVPFEAPEMEPAPEGYYRVWQNGQLYQEGTHFRLDESGWLVNPRTKGYHDAYTGWRYDPDSELLVDDETGTFYDMDRQEVNFVGGVRCYPGQGAPFEVPEQLTWNEEKGYAQLNELPYVYDPASGWLIDPDTGAYHEAYYGWLYDGATDQLVSEDGTRYTMEYNPIEAEEAQAAAIGAADEEEGA; from the coding sequence ATGGGGAACGAGATTGACATCCACGCCCCCGGCGTAGAGATGCGCAAGTCGCTGTGCTACTTCTGCCATGCGAACTGCGGTGTCCTCGCCTATGTGAAGGACGGGGAGGTGATCAAGATCGAGGGCGATCCCAATTACTCGAACCAAGGCGGCCTCTGCTGCCGCGGCAACAGCGCCCTTCTGCATCTGAACCACCCCGCCCGCATCAACCATGCGCTCAAGCGCGTGGGCAAGAAGGGCGAGGGCAAGTGGGAGAAGATTCCCTACGACCAGGCCATCGCTGAGGTGGCCGAGCGCCTGAACCAGATCAAGGAGGAGTCCGGCGCCGAGGCCGTGGCCTCGGCCGGCGGCACGACGCGCACCGACGACTGGGCGCGCCGCCGCTTCATGAACCAGTTCGGCAGCCCCAACGGCTTCCATAATGCCCTTCTGTGCTGGATTCCCACCTTCATGGCCGAGACCTGCGTGGCCGGCTGGTCGCCCTTCGAGACCGATCTCGGCTCGGCCAAGGTGGTCATGCTGTGGGGCATGAACCCGGGGGCGTCATCTCTGGGCGCCATGCGCGGCTACACCGACCTGCAGAAGGCGGGCATGAAGATCATCGTGGTGGACCCGCGCTACTCCGAGACGGCGTCGAAGGCGGATCTGTGGCTGCCGCTGCGCCCCGGCTCCGATTCGGCTTTGGCCCTGGCCATGCTCCGCACCATCATCTACGAGGGCCTTTACGACTTCGCCTTCGTGCGCGACTGGTGCCAGGACTTCGACGCCTTGAAGGAGCACGTGCGTGACTACACGCCGGAATGGGCCGCGCCGCTCACGTGGCTGACCCCGGACCAGATCCGCGCGGCGGCCCGCATGTACGCCGGCAACAAGCCCGGCTGCATCCAGTGGGGCTGCACCTGGGACCAACTCGGCACCGCCTCCACGACGACGAGCCTCACGTTGGCCCTCATGCGCGCCATCTGCGGCAATCTGGACGTGCCCGGGGGCGACGGCATGCCGGGGCCGGCCCTGAACTTCCTCACCGACGAGGAGATGGAGGCCAACGAGTGCCTGCCCGAGGAGCAGAAGGCCAAGCAGATCGGCTCCAACAAATTTAAGCTGACGAGCTGGCCCGGCTACACGTTGATCTCCGACAACGCCAAGCGCACCTGGGGTAAAACGCTGCCGGCCGAGTGGTTCTGTGAGGCCCACGGCCCCAGCGTCTTCAAGGCCATCATTACCGGCGACCCCTATCAGATTCGCGGCCTCATCGTGAACGCCACCAACCCGGTGAACTCCTACGGCGATGCGAAGATGACGCTTGAGGCCCTGAAGAAGGTGGAGTTCCTCGTCACCGTGGAGTACTGGATGACGCCCACGGCGCTGCTCTCCGACTACGTGTTCCCGGCCGCCGGCGCGCTCGAGCGCCCGACCATCGTGACCCACTACGGCGCCACGGACTCGTTCCTCGGTGGCAAGCGCGCCATACGTCCGCTTTACGACCGCCATACCGACATGACCTTCTGGCGCAAGCTGGGCCTGGCCTGTGGGCAGGATCCGGAGATGTGGCCCTGGGAGACCGAGGAGGAGGCCTACTACCATATCCTCAAGCCGCTGGGTCTCGCCATCGAGTGTTACGACGACTTCGTGGACAACTACCGCATGTACTACCCGCCGCTGCACCAGAACAAGTACGTCGCCAACGGCGGTTTTTGGACCCCCTCGGGCAAGGTGGAGTGCGACTCTTCCATCCTGCGCGAGCTGGGCTATGCGGGCATGCCCACCTATATTGGCTGCTCCGAGAACGAGATCGACGATCCGGAGGTGGCGGAGAAGTACCCCATCGTGCTCACCACGGGCGGCGGATTCATGCCCTACCACCATTCCGAGCACTTCCAGATGCCCTCCATCCGCTATCTGTATCCCGATCCCTACTTTACCCTGAACCCCGATTTGGCCGACAAGCTCGGCATCGCCGAGGGCGACTGGTGCTGGATCGAGACGCGCCGCGGGCGCATCAAGATGCGTGCCAACGTGAGCCCGGAGATTCACCCCAACGTGGTGTACTGCCCCCGCGGCTGGTGGTTCCCCGAGCGCGACGGCTCGGCCGATCTGAACAACCCCTTCGGCTGCCTTGAGTCGAACACTAACGTGCTCACCTCCGTGGACGATTGGGACTGCGACCCCATGGGCGGCTCCTGGGCCAATCGCGGCCTGCTCTGCCGCGTCTACAAGTGCACCGAGTTCGACCACGAGTACCGGCCGGCCGATGCCCAGTGGTCCATCCCCGGCGACTCCTCCGAGCCCGGCGTCACCGTCATGCCGTCGGACCAGCGTCTGGCCCGCGAGAAGGTGCCCTTCGAGGCGCCTGAGATGGAACCTGCGCCCGAGGGCTACTACCGCGTGTGGCAGAACGGCCAGCTCTACCAGGAGGGCACCCATTTCCGCCTGGACGAGTCCGGCTGGCTCGTGAATCCCCGCACCAAGGGCTACCACGACGCCTATACCGGCTGGCGCTACGATCCCGACAGCGAGCTGCTCGTCGACGACGAGACCGGCACGTTCTATGACATGGACCGCCAAGAGGTCAACTTCGTGGGCGGTGTGCGCTGCTACCCGGGCCAGGGTGCGCCCTTCGAGGTCCCCGAGCAGTTGACGTGGAACGAGGAGAAAGGTTATGCGCAGCTGAACGAGCTTCCCTACGTGTACGATCCGGCCTCCGGCTGGCTCATCGACCCGGACACCGGCGCCTATCACGAGGCCTACTACGGCTGGCTCTACGACGGCGCCACCGACCAGCTCGTCTCCGAAGACGGCACGCGCTACACCATGGAGTACAACCCCATTGAGGCCGAGGAGGCCCAGGCCGCCGCTATCGGGGCCGCCGACGAAGAGGAAGGAGCCTAA